In Neisseriaceae bacterium CLB008, one genomic interval encodes:
- a CDS encoding response regulator — protein sequence MYTVLLVEDDVRLASLMAEYLSTYEFKVSIVDRGDRALSHFQTLQPDLVVLDLMLPGLDGMLVCAQIRAVSTVPILMLTAREDQFDEVLGLEQGADDYVNKPIQPRVLLARLRALLRRRQQPVHMGSTSTLAFGQLLIFKADRTVTWRRQVVDLSSSEYKLLITMADRAGETLGRDELFKKLRGFEFDGLDRSIDNHISRLRRKFDDEQGEKIKTVWGEGYLFCPTLWD from the coding sequence ATGTATACAGTGTTATTGGTTGAGGACGATGTGCGTCTGGCCAGCTTAATGGCAGAATATTTATCCACTTATGAATTTAAGGTGAGTATTGTGGATCGGGGGGATCGCGCTTTAAGCCATTTTCAAACGCTTCAGCCTGATTTAGTGGTCTTGGACTTAATGCTGCCTGGCTTAGACGGCATGCTGGTGTGCGCCCAAATTAGGGCCGTAAGTACGGTGCCGATTTTAATGCTGACGGCGCGCGAGGATCAGTTTGATGAAGTTCTGGGCCTAGAACAAGGCGCGGATGACTACGTGAATAAGCCGATACAGCCTAGGGTTTTATTGGCTCGCCTACGGGCGCTCTTGAGGCGTCGTCAGCAGCCAGTGCATATGGGCTCGACATCAACATTGGCCTTTGGGCAGTTGTTGATTTTTAAGGCTGATCGAACCGTTACTTGGCGTCGTCAGGTGGTTGATTTAAGCAGTTCTGAATATAAATTATTGATCACGATGGCGGATCGAGCGGGTGAAACACTGGGCCGGGATGAGCTGTTTAAAAAACTGCGTGGCTTTGAGTTTGATGGCTTAGATCGCAGCATTGACAATCATATTTCGCGTTTACGGCGTAAATTTGATGACGAACAAGGTGAGAAAATCAAAACGGTTTGGGGTGAGGGCTATTTATTTTGCCCCACTTTATGGGATTAA
- the mnmE gene encoding tRNA uridine-5-carboxymethylaminomethyl(34) synthesis GTPase MnmE — protein sequence MSLTPPTIVAIATAPGRGGVGVIRLSGQNLMPLAEALSQGKTPKPRMAMYTDFYDADGQAIDNGLMLYFKAPASFTGEDVIELQGHGGPVVLNMLLKRCLALGAQMAQPGEFTKRAFLNNKLDLAQAESVADLIDASSQSAARSALRSLKGAFSEHIHALVDQLITLRMLVEATLDFPEEDIDFLEAANAKGKLADIQSQLTRVLASASQGAILREGMQVVLVGAPNVGKSSLLNALAGDDVAIVTDIAGTTRDTVKEHIIIDGVPVHIIDTAGLRDTDDVVEKIGIERSEAAVKQADVALVLVDPREGLNATTEAILAKLPEQLKRIEVQNKIDLTQEQPAHVSRETGSDLIKLSAKTGAGLDLLKQALLAQVGWQGEQEGLFLARERHVQALLQAQEELLFASQIDTEIELLAEHLRLAQMALGEITGEFTADDLLGVIFSRFCIGK from the coding sequence ATGAGCTTAACCCCCCCCACCATTGTGGCCATCGCCACCGCGCCTGGGCGCGGCGGCGTGGGCGTGATTCGGCTATCTGGGCAGAACCTGATGCCGCTGGCCGAGGCTTTAAGCCAAGGCAAAACCCCTAAGCCACGCATGGCGATGTATACCGACTTTTATGATGCTGACGGTCAGGCCATTGATAATGGTTTGATGCTCTATTTTAAAGCGCCAGCTAGCTTTACTGGCGAAGACGTGATTGAGCTTCAGGGCCATGGTGGGCCGGTGGTGTTGAATATGTTGCTGAAACGCTGTTTGGCACTGGGCGCGCAGATGGCGCAGCCCGGTGAATTCACCAAACGGGCATTTCTAAATAATAAGCTGGATTTGGCCCAAGCAGAAAGCGTAGCGGATTTAATTGATGCCAGCAGTCAAAGCGCGGCTAGATCGGCGTTGCGGTCGCTAAAAGGGGCTTTTTCTGAGCACATTCATGCCCTGGTCGATCAGCTGATCACCCTGCGTATGTTGGTGGAAGCCACCTTAGATTTTCCAGAAGAAGACATTGATTTTCTCGAGGCAGCGAATGCCAAAGGTAAGCTGGCCGATATTCAGAGCCAGCTGACGCGCGTTTTGGCCAGCGCCAGCCAAGGCGCCATTCTGCGGGAAGGCATGCAGGTCGTATTGGTGGGTGCCCCCAACGTGGGTAAGTCTTCGCTGCTGAACGCCTTAGCCGGTGATGATGTGGCCATTGTCACCGACATCGCGGGCACCACGCGTGATACGGTAAAGGAACACATCATCATTGATGGCGTGCCGGTACACATCATTGACACCGCTGGCCTACGCGATACCGACGACGTGGTGGAGAAAATTGGCATTGAGCGCAGTGAAGCTGCGGTCAAACAGGCCGATGTGGCGCTGGTGTTGGTTGATCCACGTGAAGGCCTAAACGCCACGACAGAGGCGATCTTGGCCAAGCTACCGGAACAGCTGAAGCGCATTGAAGTACAGAATAAAATTGATTTGACTCAAGAGCAACCGGCGCATGTTTCACGTGAAACAGGCTCAGATTTAATTAAGCTGTCGGCCAAAACAGGCGCAGGCTTGGATTTACTCAAGCAGGCTCTGTTGGCGCAAGTGGGTTGGCAAGGTGAGCAAGAAGGCCTCTTTTTGGCGCGTGAGCGCCATGTTCAGGCGTTGCTACAGGCGCAAGAAGAGCTGCTGTTTGCCAGCCAAATTGATACGGAAATTGAGTTGCTGGCTGAACACTTACGTTTGGCGCAGATGGCGCTGGGGGAAATCACCGGTGAATTCACCGCTGATGATTTACTTGGCGTGATCTTTAGTCGGTTTTGTATTGGTAAGTAA
- a CDS encoding zinc ribbon domain-containing protein YjdM, which translates to MHSVPDCPVCGLAHTYHDGTLFVCPDCTHEWTGEEDSVEAEDVKVVKDSNGNPLQDGDDVILIKDLKVKGSSMVIKKGTKVKNIRIVDGDHDIDCKVDGQSMMLKSEFMKKA; encoded by the coding sequence ATGCATAGCGTACCTGATTGTCCAGTTTGTGGCCTCGCCCATACCTACCACGATGGCACTTTGTTTGTGTGTCCTGATTGCACCCATGAATGGACGGGTGAAGAGGACAGCGTTGAAGCAGAAGACGTGAAAGTAGTCAAAGACAGCAACGGTAATCCATTACAGGATGGAGACGACGTGATTTTGATTAAAGACTTAAAAGTTAAGGGTTCATCGATGGTGATCAAAAAAGGCACCAAGGTGAAAAATATCCGCATTGTGGACGGCGATCACGACATTGATTGTAAGGTTGATGGCCAAAGCATGATGCTTAAATCTGAATTTATGAAAAAAGCGTAA
- a CDS encoding FKBP-type peptidyl-prolyl cis-trans isomerase: MSLVIEDIELGTGAEAVKGQEITVHYSGYLTDGTKFDSSLDRKQPLSFTLGVGMVIQGWDEGFNGMKVGGKRKLTIPPEMGYGARGAGGVIPPHATLVFDVELIQVG; this comes from the coding sequence ATGAGCCTAGTGATTGAAGATATTGAGTTGGGAACCGGCGCAGAAGCCGTTAAAGGCCAAGAGATTACCGTGCATTATTCAGGTTACTTAACCGACGGTACTAAGTTTGATTCTAGCTTGGATCGTAAACAGCCATTGAGCTTTACCCTTGGGGTAGGTATGGTGATTCAAGGTTGGGATGAAGGATTCAACGGCATGAAAGTGGGCGGCAAACGTAAATTGACCATTCCACCAGAAATGGGCTACGGCGCACGCGGTGCTGGCGGTGTGATTCCACCACATGCCACTTTGGTGTTTGACGTTGAGCTGATCCAAGTCGGTTAA
- a CDS encoding D-2-hydroxyacid dehydrogenase, with protein sequence MTSIVCLDRHSIEARPFTFNFPHQLTEHEGCTPDAVAGLIEGHEIVISNKMPINAADMDANPQLKMIAIAATGYNHIDVAAARERGIVVSNIRAYGNDTVAEHAFMLMIALMRQLPAYQRDVAAGLWQKANTFCHFGAPMRDLSGKTLAIFGKGGIGQALAKRALAFDMNVIYAEHKQASGCRTGYVSFQEALTTADVISLHCPLTTETENMIDETALQQMKPGAILINVSRGGLVDELALVAALKYGQLGGAGVDVLTEEPPVNGNPLLKAYLPHLIVTPHMAWGSVEARNRLFDMLCDNINQFMAGTPISVV encoded by the coding sequence ATGACCTCCATCGTTTGCCTAGACCGCCACAGCATTGAGGCGCGTCCCTTTACCTTCAATTTCCCCCACCAGCTCACCGAGCATGAGGGCTGCACCCCTGACGCCGTAGCCGGGCTAATAGAGGGCCATGAAATTGTGATCAGCAACAAAATGCCCATTAATGCCGCCGACATGGACGCCAACCCACAGTTAAAGATGATTGCCATTGCCGCCACCGGCTATAACCACATCGACGTAGCTGCCGCACGCGAACGCGGCATCGTGGTGAGTAACATCCGCGCCTACGGCAACGATACCGTCGCCGAGCACGCCTTTATGTTGATGATTGCGCTGATGCGTCAATTGCCCGCTTACCAGCGTGACGTGGCCGCCGGCCTATGGCAAAAAGCCAATACCTTTTGCCACTTCGGCGCCCCCATGCGCGACCTCAGCGGCAAAACCCTGGCCATCTTTGGTAAAGGCGGCATCGGCCAAGCGTTGGCCAAACGTGCCTTGGCCTTTGACATGAACGTCATCTATGCCGAACACAAGCAAGCTAGCGGCTGCCGTACTGGCTACGTCTCATTTCAAGAGGCTTTAACCACGGCTGATGTGATCTCTTTACACTGTCCGTTAACGACCGAAACCGAAAACATGATTGACGAAACGGCTTTACAGCAGATGAAGCCAGGCGCCATTTTAATTAACGTCAGCCGCGGTGGTTTGGTCGACGAATTAGCGCTCGTAGCGGCGCTGAAATACGGCCAGCTAGGCGGTGCCGGCGTTGATGTGTTAACCGAAGAGCCGCCCGTTAACGGCAATCCACTGTTAAAAGCTTATTTACCCCACCTCATTGTGACCCCTCACATGGCCTGGGGCAGCGTTGAGGCCCGTAACCGCCTGTTTGACATGCTGTGCGACAACATCAATCAGTTTATGGCAGGCACGCCCATCAGCGTGGTCTAG
- a CDS encoding ATP-binding protein: MWRLVLRVFPLALLSMVAALMIVVYALYFFMADEVEEALLKDKEAQIYVLQDYLTAVAGSEAQNQRIAAYQSRHQGSFGLTDGAALTPEQRAQLQRGETVVVIKVATSMDLRGQYYFPLATGQIMHLADVTAGANDLGELEDFLLLANLSVLALFLFFLSVWSAFHWAELKKLMQAMDRIGAGDFSARARLSRYASTYMVAYKVNRMASYIEHLVNGQRELIHSVSHELRTPIARLNFGLVLLDDGASEQKARIQALLGDVDELATLVDELLQLASVGQQYLGRPQSFDVQASLLACVPASPLLPQNKHITVAVPDGIGQYEGDVALLERVWKNLLGNAVKYGHSNIRFSAQRLSDHSLLVCVEDDGPGIPEIEYARVLAPFYRVPTVEAPQPGYGLGLAMVQKIVALHQGTLRIDRSALLGGAKLVVCLPPHPRLK, encoded by the coding sequence ATGTGGCGTTTAGTGTTACGGGTGTTTCCATTAGCCTTATTGTCGATGGTTGCCGCCTTGATGATTGTGGTTTATGCGCTGTACTTTTTTATGGCAGATGAGGTTGAAGAAGCTTTACTTAAAGATAAAGAAGCGCAGATTTATGTGTTACAGGACTACTTAACGGCCGTTGCTGGGTCAGAAGCCCAAAATCAGCGTATTGCGGCCTATCAGAGTCGTCACCAAGGCAGTTTTGGCTTAACCGATGGCGCGGCTTTGACGCCAGAGCAGCGCGCTCAATTACAGCGTGGAGAAACGGTAGTGGTGATTAAGGTCGCCACTTCGATGGACTTACGCGGGCAGTATTATTTTCCATTAGCCACCGGACAAATCATGCACTTGGCCGATGTGACGGCGGGTGCTAATGATTTAGGTGAGTTAGAAGACTTTTTGTTATTGGCTAATTTGAGCGTCTTGGCTTTATTTCTATTCTTTTTATCCGTGTGGTCGGCTTTTCATTGGGCAGAATTAAAAAAGCTGATGCAGGCCATGGACCGCATTGGGGCCGGTGACTTTTCGGCCCGTGCGCGGCTGAGCCGTTACGCCAGCACCTATATGGTGGCGTATAAGGTTAATAGAATGGCGAGCTATATTGAGCATTTGGTTAATGGTCAGCGTGAACTGATTCATTCTGTGTCGCATGAACTAAGAACGCCGATTGCGCGCCTAAACTTTGGCCTGGTGTTGCTGGATGACGGCGCATCAGAACAAAAGGCCAGGATTCAAGCCTTGCTTGGCGATGTAGATGAATTGGCCACCTTAGTGGATGAGCTATTGCAGCTCGCTTCCGTTGGCCAACAGTATTTAGGTCGTCCACAATCATTTGACGTACAGGCGTCCTTGCTTGCCTGTGTGCCCGCTTCACCCCTACTGCCTCAAAATAAGCACATCACCGTTGCTGTCCCAGATGGCATAGGCCAGTATGAAGGCGATGTGGCTTTATTAGAGCGAGTGTGGAAAAACCTATTGGGTAATGCCGTGAAGTATGGACACAGTAACATCCGTTTTTCTGCGCAACGCCTATCCGATCACAGCCTGCTGGTGTGCGTTGAAGATGATGGCCCTGGTATTCCTGAAATTGAGTATGCGCGCGTGTTGGCGCCCTTTTATCGAGTACCTACGGTCGAAGCGCCACAGCCTGGCTATGGTTTAGGTTTGGCAATGGTGCAAAAAATTGTCGCCCTGCATCAAGGCACGCTGCGTATTGATCGATCCGCCTTATTAGGTGGCGCTAAGCTGGTGGTGTGCTTACCGCCTCATCCTCGGCTTAAATGA